In Dethiosulfovibrio salsuginis, a genomic segment contains:
- a CDS encoding Hsp70 family protein — MSKNYFLGIDLGTTNSSIAWGQVDPKGEQIIPKVIDVEQMVEGGSMARRSLLPSSVYFAEGKTPMVGDFARSMAGLQASRVVRSIKSSMGTERSLSFDGAGYSPAEISSIILRHLAQSAQRLLGFLPQDVVITVPASFDSDMRKATLEAAEEAGFKVTEDDGSPRNILLDEPRAALYDFVNRQVR, encoded by the coding sequence ATGAGCAAGAACTACTTTTTAGGGATAGACCTGGGAACCACCAACTCTTCCATCGCATGGGGGCAGGTGGACCCTAAGGGGGAGCAGATTATACCTAAGGTTATAGACGTAGAGCAGATGGTGGAAGGGGGCAGTATGGCCCGCCGGTCTCTTCTGCCCTCTTCGGTCTATTTCGCCGAGGGGAAGACCCCTATGGTGGGAGATTTCGCCCGGTCCATGGCGGGGCTTCAGGCCAGCAGGGTGGTTCGGTCCATAAAGAGCTCCATGGGGACCGAGAGATCCCTTTCCTTCGACGGCGCGGGCTACAGCCCTGCGGAGATCTCCAGCATCATCCTCAGGCATCTGGCTCAGTCCGCTCAGAGGCTTCTGGGCTTTCTGCCTCAGGATGTGGTTATAACCGTGCCCGCCTCTTTCGATTCGGACATGAGAAAGGCGACCCTTGAGGCTGCGGAGGAGGCGGGCTTTAAGGTGACCGAGGACGACGGGTCTCCCAGAAACATACTTCTGGACGAGCCCAGGGCGGCGCTCTACGACTTCGTGAACCGCCAGGTTCG